A window of Marinobacter salarius contains these coding sequences:
- a CDS encoding O-antigen ligase family protein yields the protein MSPPERIMRLGKAVENPLVNAPVLYRWLLLLCALGFVATPLLSVDWFDSLKIPFYLFGAFVLFRFSPVARSSYPVWLMLFVIVQMTFTWIALLIDHPEIARSGPSLEDYLDKFAFLIVAIALGGKSRNLTALVFLVAALIFMIPWVLGGGVDDFFHGLRGGREGLGLNPIRTALYLSLIVLGLLAFRKRFFGINTILSFGTLIWMTLFLLSIGTLLMTQTRGVLACLVLVILVFGLYGVLRKRKIFLRNKFRAGLSLLAFLLLLLVGAQTDLAGTNYEKFSRELSTVDTILDGDLEDLPNSSWGLRAQFWVVGVKWISERPLAGWGYRAGRYVLEQESRTNKQFKHYRQLHNSYLELTVRYGLGGLFIMLSLFGWVLYQSNQACKRGSMSKELRNFTFTSVALFMLTANFYGLFFDDVYGLHVMTLLLGIPVSFIFKGLQAQRVERLPPDSLKS from the coding sequence ATGAGCCCGCCAGAAAGAATCATGCGGCTAGGTAAAGCTGTGGAAAACCCATTGGTTAACGCGCCCGTACTTTATCGGTGGCTCCTACTATTGTGCGCACTGGGTTTCGTGGCGACCCCGTTGCTTTCTGTCGATTGGTTTGACTCATTGAAGATTCCGTTTTATCTCTTCGGTGCTTTCGTTTTGTTTCGGTTTTCTCCGGTTGCCAGGTCATCTTATCCGGTTTGGTTGATGTTATTCGTGATCGTGCAAATGACGTTCACTTGGATTGCATTGCTAATTGACCACCCGGAGATTGCTAGAAGTGGTCCTTCGCTTGAGGACTATCTGGACAAGTTTGCCTTTTTGATTGTAGCAATTGCCCTTGGGGGAAAGTCCAGGAATCTAACTGCTCTGGTTTTCCTAGTGGCTGCACTGATATTCATGATTCCTTGGGTTCTGGGAGGCGGGGTGGATGATTTCTTTCATGGTTTGCGGGGGGGCAGGGAAGGCCTGGGCCTGAACCCTATCAGAACAGCCCTGTATCTGTCGCTCATTGTGCTTGGTCTTCTCGCCTTCAGAAAACGTTTTTTTGGGATCAACACTATCCTGTCTTTTGGTACGTTGATCTGGATGACCCTCTTTCTTTTATCCATCGGTACACTTTTGATGACGCAGACGAGAGGCGTTCTGGCGTGTCTGGTGTTGGTTATTCTGGTCTTTGGATTGTATGGAGTATTGCGCAAGCGAAAGATTTTTCTTCGAAACAAGTTTCGTGCCGGGCTAAGCTTGTTGGCTTTTCTTCTGTTGCTGCTTGTAGGGGCTCAGACCGATTTGGCGGGTACGAATTATGAGAAATTTAGTCGAGAATTATCAACGGTCGACACAATCCTGGACGGAGATCTGGAGGATCTGCCAAATAGCAGTTGGGGGCTGAGAGCGCAGTTTTGGGTGGTCGGTGTGAAGTGGATCAGCGAGAGGCCATTGGCTGGCTGGGGCTATCGGGCTGGACGATATGTTCTTGAGCAAGAGTCCAGGACAAATAAACAGTTTAAACATTATCGCCAGTTACATAACTCATATCTCGAATTGACAGTTCGCTATGGGCTCGGTGGGCTTTTTATCATGCTCTCTTTGTTTGGCTGGGTGTTGTATCAGTCTAATCAAGCGTGTAAGCGGGGGAGCATGTCGAAGGAGCTGAGAAACTTTACGTTCACTTCGGTTGCTCTGTTTATGCTTACCGCAAATTTTTATGGCCTTTTCTTTGACGACGTATATGGGTTGCACGTCATGACTCTATTGCTGGGAATCCCTGTTTCATTTATTTTTAAGGGCCTCCAGGCGCAGAGAGTTGAGCGCCTGCCACCAGATTCCTTGAAGAGCTGA
- a CDS encoding 3-deoxy-D-manno-octulosonic acid kinase: MTSSWFSPGFWKNRATPVTSGGRGGAWFIDMEPSGMVLRHYRRGGLMARFAEKTYLFIGFDKARSLAEFRLLVKLKSLGLPVPVPVAAVAWKYRLFWYRAAILVRRIPNSVTFSDSARLVDEALWAQLGQVIRRFHDNGLDHVDLNCDNILVAEDQLYLIDFDRCKLVSESNNEAHSAWKRRNLERLQRSVRKRCPSLSASQREKLWQQLLQAYHHQPAG; this comes from the coding sequence GTGACTTCGTCCTGGTTTTCCCCTGGCTTCTGGAAAAATCGGGCAACGCCGGTTACTTCGGGAGGTCGCGGTGGTGCCTGGTTTATCGATATGGAACCGTCGGGGATGGTACTTCGTCATTACCGGCGAGGTGGCCTTATGGCCCGATTTGCGGAAAAGACCTATCTGTTTATTGGCTTTGACAAGGCTAGGTCTCTGGCGGAATTCCGATTGTTGGTAAAGCTGAAGTCACTGGGGTTGCCGGTGCCCGTTCCGGTAGCAGCCGTTGCCTGGAAGTACCGGCTATTCTGGTATCGCGCCGCTATACTGGTACGGCGGATACCGAATTCTGTCACGTTTAGCGACAGCGCCCGATTGGTCGACGAAGCGCTTTGGGCTCAGCTGGGACAGGTCATTCGCCGTTTTCACGATAATGGGTTAGACCATGTTGATTTGAACTGCGACAACATACTAGTGGCAGAGGATCAGCTTTATCTGATCGATTTTGATCGCTGCAAACTGGTATCTGAGAGCAATAATGAAGCGCATTCAGCATGGAAGCGAAGAAACCTTGAACGGCTTCAGCGTTCTGTCAGAAAAAGGTGTCCGAGTTTATCCGCTTCCCAGCGGGAGAAGCTCTGGCAACAATTGCTGCAGGCATACCACCATCAGCCCGCGGGCTAA
- a CDS encoding sulfotransferase family 2 domain-containing protein → MSRQKSKAKIQIKHFLNLRYHRALQSSYRLEKFNEYNMIFIHIPKAAGTAINQGLFGRLAGLGHASCQKYLQIYGSAKFNSMFKFTFTRNPYDRFVSAYEYLKTGGNNSHDALFKREFIDKYRSFDDFVLNGFSKNDDIRKHIHFRKQADFIFIDDKLAVDFVGRHENIQDDYQYIASMIHDAKDLKTKNASTREKSFEDYFQTDSIRSVINEFYEPDFRLLKYDFQ, encoded by the coding sequence ATGTCGCGACAGAAAAGCAAAGCAAAAATTCAGATCAAACACTTTCTTAATCTCAGGTACCACCGGGCGTTACAGAGCTCATATCGCCTAGAAAAATTCAACGAATACAACATGATATTCATTCACATCCCAAAGGCAGCAGGGACGGCCATCAATCAAGGTCTTTTCGGGCGTTTAGCGGGACTGGGCCACGCTTCATGCCAGAAGTACCTACAGATATACGGCAGCGCCAAGTTCAACTCAATGTTCAAGTTCACCTTCACACGCAATCCCTATGATCGCTTTGTTTCAGCCTACGAATACCTGAAAACCGGTGGAAACAATTCCCACGACGCCCTATTTAAAAGAGAATTTATCGATAAATATCGGAGTTTTGATGACTTTGTGCTGAATGGCTTCTCGAAAAACGACGATATACGAAAGCATATTCACTTCAGGAAGCAAGCCGACTTTATTTTTATCGACGACAAACTTGCCGTTGATTTCGTTGGCCGCCACGAGAATATTCAGGATGACTACCAGTATATTGCGAGTATGATTCATGACGCCAAGGATCTTAAAACCAAGAACGCAAGTACTCGGGAGAAAAGCTTCGAAGACTATTTTCAGACTGACTCCATAAGAAGCGTCATCAATGAATTCTACGAACCAGACTTCAGATTGCTGAAGTACGATTTCCAATAA
- a CDS encoding glycosyltransferase family 25 protein produces the protein MNPGTYPIYLVSLDQDSEKRETLKNRFPRYSATMTRINAVDGRKLPAKEFFDHIATPLALGHRLMLPGEVGCSLSHVHALESFLSSGENYALILEDDVIGGDDDIDAIMTLVSALPPESLLICGGQQGMPARKYVFGKTAGAEGLFRLARYSNNHIFRTCCYVVTPVSAKQILDMQSESLTLADAWGTFFRGSGTNIYYTDKLAHPKELSGSHLEQERSRLGYESMFGIRKIIALAQRRLSRIARKLGALLCLLQGYRRVVK, from the coding sequence ATGAACCCTGGCACCTATCCGATCTATCTCGTTTCTCTGGATCAGGACTCGGAAAAACGGGAAACGCTCAAGAATCGATTCCCCCGCTACTCAGCCACGATGACAAGAATCAATGCGGTAGATGGCAGAAAACTCCCTGCAAAGGAGTTTTTTGATCATATAGCAACGCCACTGGCACTAGGTCATCGACTGATGCTTCCCGGCGAGGTTGGGTGCAGCTTAAGCCATGTGCACGCACTCGAGTCCTTCCTGAGTTCGGGTGAAAACTACGCATTGATCCTTGAGGATGATGTTATCGGCGGTGATGACGATATAGATGCCATTATGACGTTGGTCTCAGCCCTACCGCCGGAATCATTGCTGATCTGCGGAGGGCAGCAAGGGATGCCTGCGCGAAAATATGTCTTCGGAAAGACAGCCGGCGCAGAAGGATTGTTTCGTCTTGCACGATACTCGAACAACCATATATTTCGCACATGTTGCTACGTGGTTACGCCAGTGAGCGCCAAGCAAATCCTCGACATGCAAAGCGAGTCTCTAACGCTCGCAGACGCTTGGGGAACATTTTTCCGAGGATCAGGAACCAATATCTACTACACAGACAAACTCGCACATCCTAAAGAACTGTCTGGCAGCCACCTCGAACAAGAGCGCTCCAGGTTGGGATATGAATCGATGTTTGGTATCCGTAAAATCATCGCTCTGGCACAGCGACGATTGTCCCGTATTGCACGTAAACTCGGGGCTTTATTGTGTTTACTGCAAGGATACCGCCGGGTGGTCAAATGA